The genomic window TGATCataaaaatcttttttataTGTGAAGAAAGCAATAAGACAAAGTCCTAAAATTTCTCATACATTTATTATATTTGCAAGTGAAAGTGGTGGGTTACCTATTTTTAGtatttgttttactttaatGGAATGGTGGCTGGCTTATTGATCACAGTGCCATATTTCCCAtttcatcatttatttatttgtttattcatCAAACCaatcaaattcaacttttcacaaagttttcttctttctcttctcaaCACTCTTCTAACTTGTAGCAAAATAGTAGCAATGAAGATCCAATGTGACGTTTGTAGCAAAAACGAAGCTTCATTATTCTGCACCGCCGATGAAGCCGCCCTCTGCACTGACTGTGACCACCGTGTCCACCATGCAAACAAGCTAGCTTCCAAACACCACCGTCTCTCTCTTCATAATCCTTCTCCTAAACAACACCCTCTATGTGATATTTGCCAGGTAAAGTCTACTTTTCAGATTAAtcgaataactgatgtatttggtctataatctGTTTGTTGACTTTTTTTTAGGAGAGAAGAGCTTTTGTGTTGTgtaagcaagatagagcaattCTATGCAAAGATTGTGATTCATCAATTCATTCTGTAAATGAACTTACAGAGAAACATGATAGGTTTCTTCTCACTGGTGTTAAGCTTTCAACTACaaactcttcttcttcatcatcatcaacaacaacatcaacaaaaccTTCTTCAGCTATTTCCATTTCCAAGTCAATTGTtgttccttcatcttcttcttctttggtTGATAAATCTACTACTCCTTCACCAAAATCTGTGGAAGATGGAAGTGGTGGTTCTACTATTTCTCAGTACTTGATTGAGACTTTACCTGGTTGGCAAGTTGATGACTTTCTTGATTCTTCTTCTGCTCCCTTTGCTTTCTATAAggttttgttattttctttctctctcttgttcaaaatttatttagttGTATCATGTTTGTGTTTATATACTTTGATATTAGATATTTAGATCTAATTAAGATTTTAAATTGTGATCGTGTTATGATCTTTGATATTATAGAAAATTACAAT from Trifolium pratense cultivar HEN17-A07 linkage group LG1, ARS_RC_1.1, whole genome shotgun sequence includes these protein-coding regions:
- the LOC123886877 gene encoding B-box zinc finger protein 21-like, whose amino-acid sequence is MVAGLLITVPYFPFHHLFICLFIKPIKFNFSQSFLLSLLNTLLTCSKIVAMKIQCDVCSKNEASLFCTADEAALCTDCDHRVHHANKLASKHHRLSLHNPSPKQHPLCDICQERRAFVLCKQDRAILCKDCDSSIHSVNELTEKHDRFLLTGVKLSTTNSSSSSSSTTTSTKPSSAISISKSIVVPSSSSSLVDKSTTPSPKSVEDGSGGSTISQYLIETLPGWQVDDFLDSSSAPFAFYKGDESFEENLDSFFPNNNLGIWVPQAPPPSLFSSSQIMMGQSETKKGSSNNKSHMNKSRLRDDGNNIFTVPQISPVSNPKRTRYLW